The sequence ATCGACCGGGTCTTCCTTGGCCAGCTTGTATTTGTTGACGCCGACGATAACTTCCTTGCCGGAGTCGATGCGCGCCTGCTTCTCGGCCGCCGCAGCCTCGATCTTGAGCTTGGCCCAGCCGCTGTCCACGGCGGCCGTCATGCCCCCCATGGCATCCACTTCCTCGATGATGGCCCAGGCCTTGTCGGCCATTTCCTGGGTCAGCGTCTCCATCATGTAGGAGCCGGCCCAGGGGTCGATCACATTGGTGATGTGGGTCTCTTCCTGGATGATGAGCTGGGTGTTGCGCGCAATGCGGGCCGAGAACTCGGTGGGCAGTGCAATGGCCTCGTCCAGGGCATTGGTGTGCAGCGACTGGGTGCCACCAAACACGGCCGCCATGGCTTCGATGGTGGTGCGCACCACGTTGTTATAGGGGTCTTGCTCGGTCAGCGACCAGCCTGAGGTCTGGCTGTGCGTGCGCAGCATCAGGCTCTTGGGGTTTTTGGCATCAAAACCCTTCATGATGCGGCACCACAGCAGGCGCGCGGCGCGCATCTTGGCCACTTCCAGGTAGAAGTTCATGCCCACGGCCCAGAAGAAGGACAGGCGACCGGCAAAGGCGTCCACGTCCATGCCCTTGGCAATGGCGGTCTTCACATATTCCTTGCCGTCGGCCAGGGTGAAAGCCATCTCCAGCGCCTGGTTGGCGCCGGCTTCCTGCATGTGGTAGCCCGAGATCGAGATCGAGTTGAACTTGGGCATGTTCTGGCTCGTGTACTCGATGATGTCGCCGATGATGCGCATGCTCGGCTTGGGCGGGTAGATATAGGTGTTGCGCACCATGAACTCTTTCAGAATGTCGTTCTGAATGGTTCCGGAGAGCTTGTCCTGGGGCACGCCCTGCTCTTCTGCCGCCACCACATAGCCGGCCAGCACGGGCAGCACGGCGCCGTTCATGGTCATGGAGACGGAGACCTTGTCCAGCGGGATCTGGTCGAAGAGCACCTTCATGTCTTCCACCGAATCAATGGCCACGCCGGCCTTGCCCACGTCGCCCGTCACGCGGGGGTGGTCGGAGTCATAGCCCCGGTGCGTGGCCAGATCGAAGGCCACGGACACGCCCTGGCCACCGGCCGCCAGCGCCTTGCGGTAGAAGGCATTCGATTCCTCGGCCGTGGAAAAACCGGCGTACTGGCGAATGGTCCAGGGACGCACGGAATACATGGTGGCCTGCGGGCCCCGGATGTAGGGCTCGAAACCCGGCAGCGTATTGGTATAGGGCAGGCCCTCCAGGTCGGCGGCCGTGTACAGCGGTTTGACGGCGATGCCATCGGGCGTGATCCAGTTCAGCGCCTCAGGATCGCCCTGGGGGGCCGACTTGCTGGCCGCCTGGCTCCAGCGCTGCAGATCTCCAAAATCGTAAGCCATGTAGTTTTCCGTGTGTATCTATATTTACAATCTTCGCAAAAACAAGCTGGATTCGCAATCCAAAGGAGTAAAAAATATGCAAACTCGGCATGTAACTTTGCAAGGTTTGCAAATATGAGCAAAGCATTCTTGGGCGCACACCTCAAAACCCTGCGCGAACAACGCGGCCTGACCCAGGCCGCGCTGGCCCAGGCACTGAAGGTGTCCTCCAGCTATTTGAACCAGATTGAAAACAACCAGCGTCCGTTGACGGTGAATGTGCTGCTGCGCCTGCAGGCCGCATTCGGCATTGATGCACAGCCGTTCTCGGAAGACGTGCAGGCCCGCCAGCTGGGCCTGCTGCGCACCGCCCTGGCCGATATGCCAGGGGGCGATCAGGTGCCTCTGGCGGAAGCACGCATTCTGGCGGAGCAGTTGCCCGCCGCCACACGTGTCGTGGTGGACATGCACAAGCGCTTTCGCGCCGCAGAAGACCGGCTCTCCCTGATCGCCGAGAACACCGACAACGCCCCGCATGCCACCTCGGCCGCCCTACAGCCTTATGAGGCGGTGCGCGAGTTCTTTTACGCCGGCCACCAGCACCTGGCCCTGCTGGACGAACAGGCCGAACAGCTCTACCAGCAATTGCAAACGCAGGAGCGCGACCCGCATGCCCCCCACGCCAGCCGCCTGGCCAGCGCGCTGGAAGAACGCCTGCTGCGCCTGCATGGCATCACCGTGCGGCGCGAAGCAGGCTCGCCTGCCACGGAGCAGCCACTGCGCATTCTGGAGCGGCAAAACCACCAACTGCGTCTGGCGGCCGGCCTCAGCGCGGGGCAACAGGCTTTTCAGCTGGGTATTCAGCTGGCGCTGCTGGAGTCCGGCCCTACGATCGATGGCTTTACCAATGCGGCCAACTTCGACAGCAACGAGGCCCGCGCGCTGGCACGCATAGGCTTTGCCAACCATTTTGCGGGCGCTCTGCTGCTGCCCAACCGCCTGTTTCTGGAAACGGCGAATGCGTTGCGCTATGACATCGAGCTGCTGGCCGAGCACTTCGGGGTGGGCTTTGAGACCGTGGGCCATCGCCTGTCCACCATGCGCCATGCCGACCCCCACAGCATTCCGTTCTTCTTTGTGCGCGTGGACCGTGCCGGGAATATGTCCAAGCGCCAGTCCTCAGCGGACTTTCACTTCTCGCGCACGGGCGGCACCTGCCCGCTGTGGAATGTGTACGACGCCTTCTCGCAACCGGGCAAGATCCTGACCCAGCTGGCCCGCATGCCCGATGAGCGCACCTACCTCTGGATTGCCCGCACCGTGGAACACCGCCGCGGCGGCTATGGCTCGCCACGGCGCATCTTTTCCGTGGCCCTGGGCTGCGACATGCGCCACGCCCATCGCCTGGTCTACGCCGATGACCTGGGCCTGGATGCACCGGAACGCGCCGTGCCGATTGGCTCAGGCTGCAAGGTCTGTGACCGCGAGAACTGCGTGCAACGGGCTTTTCCAGCCCTGGGCCGGCCGCTGAGCATAGACCCCGATGCCCGGCGCTTTGCGCCTTATGCGCCGGCGGGCTAAAGGCCTTGTGCCCGGGGGACAACGCCCATTTGAAAGAACCTAGCGCGCTCTGCTCGGCCTGCTGAGACGGTTCCGCCTGCATCAACAGGCCGCCGCGCACCGGGCCGCGCAAACGCTAGGGTTTCACCTTATCTCACTCCAGTCCAGTACAGGCTGTAATGCGTCTGTAATTATTAATTCAAAATTATTCCGCATTCCAACCCATGCCCGGCACCACCCCCCCCGCAGCGCCTTCCACGGCATCGCCCTACCTCACGCCCGACGCTCTGCCTTTGCAAGGCGTCCGCGTGCTGGAGATATCGCACATGATCATGGGCCCGGCCACCGGCATGACGCTGGCCGATCTGGGCGCCGAGGTCATCAAGGTGGAGCCGGTGGACGGTGACCGCACGCGCCGCCTGCAAAGCGCTGGCATTGGCTACTTTCCGGTCTTCAACCGCAACAAGCAGAGCCTGGCGGTCGACCTGAAGTCGGCAGAAGGACAAAAGCTCGTCCAAGATCTGGCAGACCGGGCCGA comes from Comamonas sp. GB3 AK4-5 and encodes:
- the scpA gene encoding methylmalonyl-CoA mutase; translated protein: MAYDFGDLQRWSQAASKSAPQGDPEALNWITPDGIAVKPLYTAADLEGLPYTNTLPGFEPYIRGPQATMYSVRPWTIRQYAGFSTAEESNAFYRKALAAGGQGVSVAFDLATHRGYDSDHPRVTGDVGKAGVAIDSVEDMKVLFDQIPLDKVSVSMTMNGAVLPVLAGYVVAAEEQGVPQDKLSGTIQNDILKEFMVRNTYIYPPKPSMRIIGDIIEYTSQNMPKFNSISISGYHMQEAGANQALEMAFTLADGKEYVKTAIAKGMDVDAFAGRLSFFWAVGMNFYLEVAKMRAARLLWCRIMKGFDAKNPKSLMLRTHSQTSGWSLTEQDPYNNVVRTTIEAMAAVFGGTQSLHTNALDEAIALPTEFSARIARNTQLIIQEETHITNVIDPWAGSYMMETLTQEMADKAWAIIEEVDAMGGMTAAVDSGWAKLKIEAAAAEKQARIDSGKEVIVGVNKYKLAKEDPVDILEVDNVKVRDSQIARLQSIKAKRDTAQVEQALAAITSAAESGTGNLLDLAIKAVRLRATVGEVSDAMEKAFGRHRADTQKVTGVYAAAYDSAEGWDKLKGEIDAASDTLGRRPRVMIAKLGQDGHDRGAKVVATAFADLGFDVDMGPLFQTPEECARQAIENDVHAVGVSTLAAGHKTLVPAIIEELKKQGADDIIVFVGGVIPAQDYDFLYGAGVKGVYGPGTPIPASAKDVLEQIKKANGL
- a CDS encoding short-chain fatty acyl-CoA regulator family protein, which encodes MSKAFLGAHLKTLREQRGLTQAALAQALKVSSSYLNQIENNQRPLTVNVLLRLQAAFGIDAQPFSEDVQARQLGLLRTALADMPGGDQVPLAEARILAEQLPAATRVVVDMHKRFRAAEDRLSLIAENTDNAPHATSAALQPYEAVREFFYAGHQHLALLDEQAEQLYQQLQTQERDPHAPHASRLASALEERLLRLHGITVRREAGSPATEQPLRILERQNHQLRLAAGLSAGQQAFQLGIQLALLESGPTIDGFTNAANFDSNEARALARIGFANHFAGALLLPNRLFLETANALRYDIELLAEHFGVGFETVGHRLSTMRHADPHSIPFFFVRVDRAGNMSKRQSSADFHFSRTGGTCPLWNVYDAFSQPGKILTQLARMPDERTYLWIARTVEHRRGGYGSPRRIFSVALGCDMRHAHRLVYADDLGLDAPERAVPIGSGCKVCDRENCVQRAFPALGRPLSIDPDARRFAPYAPAG